In one window of Methanocorpusculum sp. DNA:
- a CDS encoding PD-(D/E)XK nuclease family protein translates to MDTFSAILSEYTTLAKIDPLRTWILFENTDLANAAVKKLRDEGAILPDHITTIKGLAKSILRSLSPAARIIDPEEQHLIFARKGADVLGKKRITDTQTENLVNLFITLKTNKLVLPTGEDKFNDFREIFRQYEQFCEEENCCDSILAIERAARIAGEMDIGTVLCYALYKPSPLAGDLLLALKGTIITRPPANENLTVLPEPCKGVYQYTDTRTELRSVLESIAALIESGTSPKEIALLAPSLTSALPLLDELVPDFSILRDGTRHPLRFTAGEDIPIENLPPVRCALAWLSAFAFDCKIEDLKIIIDSPYFTLKTDRLTAGKLEKAGIITKTEKGRAVWRTVAEQDAAFQASLDRLLDRLDQNFKPAAGLAEHCTALKADLSSLGWTSIQMKPQDEAARHAFLRLLDKLALTSLAERRYTVREFYAMLCRFCEKTTKISYRESETAFFAGDLRSVAGTKIPYVFITGLSSDRLPKIEAAIPLLNAQETARIQPDRVQNLLDASRYYFHAAALTAEKQLILSCAGHDGEKSLTPSPYLTRLAEPEPKSSGFLAHSTTANQTRAGKLLAAGRENECAGLFGTPSLETAAEIIGIETVDRTGTPGIYDANFAGDPLAEAFAAAYTKKTEFAPTVLERYRECPFKWYLTDHLRLENPADFSAERIIVGTVMHKAMERFFCEYTRPLTTENEEEATAFLKTIVTEEFSNRRITTPSWRSMLNGYLGEGGLESSCEAIIQMETGFYAAGFRTSADWLEQKVSADIPGDEPFTISGWVDRVMFNEQTREFAVIDYKTGNVKKWKDLEGGTALQIPLYTEAVRQMTGCSPLPGTYLKIAPDMVKDENPYLVRGKQQKSVEEVKDAAFGFCRETRENMKAGKCAVVSTEDCPDAYCQYRRICRFVPFREEQA, encoded by the coding sequence ATGGACACCTTCTCCGCCATCCTCTCCGAATACACCACCCTCGCGAAAATCGACCCACTTCGCACCTGGATCCTCTTTGAAAATACCGATCTCGCAAACGCCGCCGTCAAAAAACTCCGGGACGAAGGAGCCATCCTCCCCGACCACATCACCACCATCAAAGGCCTTGCAAAAAGCATCCTCCGCTCCCTCTCCCCTGCCGCACGCATCATCGACCCCGAAGAACAACACCTCATCTTCGCTCGCAAAGGAGCAGACGTGCTCGGAAAAAAACGCATCACCGACACCCAGACCGAAAACCTCGTCAACCTCTTCATCACCCTCAAAACCAACAAACTCGTCCTGCCAACAGGCGAAGACAAATTCAACGACTTCCGGGAAATATTCCGGCAATATGAACAATTCTGTGAAGAAGAAAACTGCTGCGACTCCATCCTCGCCATCGAACGTGCCGCCAGGATCGCCGGAGAAATGGACATAGGCACCGTCCTCTGCTATGCATTATACAAACCCTCTCCCCTCGCAGGCGACCTCCTCCTCGCCCTCAAAGGCACCATCATAACCCGGCCGCCCGCAAACGAAAACCTCACCGTCCTCCCCGAACCGTGCAAAGGCGTCTATCAATACACCGACACCCGGACCGAACTTCGCTCCGTCCTCGAATCCATCGCCGCCCTCATCGAATCCGGCACGAGCCCAAAAGAGATCGCCCTCCTTGCACCCTCCCTCACCTCCGCTCTGCCTCTCCTCGACGAACTCGTCCCCGACTTCAGCATCCTCCGGGACGGAACACGGCACCCCCTCCGGTTCACCGCCGGCGAAGACATCCCCATCGAAAACCTCCCGCCTGTGCGCTGTGCCCTTGCCTGGCTCTCGGCATTCGCCTTCGACTGCAAAATAGAAGACCTCAAGATCATCATCGACAGCCCGTATTTTACCCTCAAAACCGACAGGCTCACCGCCGGCAAACTCGAAAAAGCCGGCATAATCACGAAAACCGAAAAAGGCAGAGCCGTCTGGCGGACCGTCGCCGAACAGGACGCCGCATTCCAGGCGAGTCTCGACCGGCTCCTTGACCGGCTGGACCAAAATTTCAAACCCGCCGCCGGTCTTGCTGAACACTGCACTGCTCTCAAAGCCGACCTCTCCTCCCTTGGATGGACGAGTATCCAGATGAAACCGCAGGACGAAGCCGCCCGTCACGCCTTCCTCCGCCTGCTCGACAAACTCGCCCTCACCTCTCTTGCGGAGAGGAGATACACCGTCCGCGAATTCTACGCCATGCTCTGCCGGTTCTGTGAAAAAACCACCAAGATCAGCTATAGAGAATCGGAAACCGCCTTCTTCGCGGGAGATCTCCGGTCCGTCGCCGGCACAAAGATCCCCTACGTCTTCATCACCGGCCTCTCATCCGACCGGCTCCCGAAAATCGAAGCAGCCATCCCTCTCCTGAACGCTCAGGAAACCGCCCGCATCCAGCCCGACCGGGTCCAGAACCTGCTCGATGCAAGCCGATACTACTTCCACGCCGCCGCCCTCACCGCGGAAAAACAGCTCATCCTTTCCTGCGCCGGCCACGACGGCGAAAAAAGTCTGACCCCGTCCCCGTACCTCACCCGCCTCGCCGAGCCGGAACCAAAAAGCTCCGGTTTCCTCGCTCATTCGACGACCGCAAACCAGACCCGGGCCGGCAAACTGCTCGCCGCCGGCAGAGAAAACGAGTGTGCCGGTCTTTTCGGCACCCCCTCCCTCGAGACCGCGGCAGAGATCATCGGGATCGAAACCGTGGACCGAACCGGAACGCCGGGCATCTACGACGCGAACTTTGCAGGCGATCCGCTCGCCGAAGCGTTCGCCGCCGCCTACACGAAAAAGACCGAGTTCGCGCCGACCGTGCTCGAACGATACCGGGAATGCCCCTTCAAATGGTACCTCACCGACCACCTCCGCCTGGAAAACCCCGCGGATTTCAGTGCGGAGCGGATCATTGTAGGGACCGTCATGCACAAAGCAATGGAGCGGTTCTTCTGTGAATACACACGCCCCCTCACCACGGAAAACGAGGAGGAAGCGACCGCCTTCCTCAAAACGATCGTCACAGAGGAGTTTTCCAACCGACGCATAACGACGCCTTCCTGGAGATCGATGCTGAACGGATACCTCGGCGAGGGCGGCCTTGAAAGCAGCTGCGAGGCGATCATCCAAATGGAAACCGGATTTTACGCCGCAGGATTTCGAACCAGCGCCGACTGGCTGGAGCAAAAAGTATCGGCAGATATCCCTGGGGATGAGCCGTTCACCATCTCCGGATGGGTCGACCGGGTGATGTTCAACGAACAGACCCGGGAGTTCGCGGTCATCGACTACAAGACCGGGAACGTAAAAAAATGGAAGGATCTCGAGGGAGGGACCGCGCTTCAGATCCCGCTCTATACCGAGGCCGTCCGTCAGATGACCGGGTGCAGCCCGCTGCCCGGGACCTATCTCAAAATAGCCCCGGACATGGTGAAGGACGAAAATCCCTACCTCGTCAGAGGGAAACAGCAGAAAAGCGTTGAGGAGGTCAAAGACGCGGCTTTCGGGTTCTGCCGCGAGACGCGGGAGAACATGAAAGCAGGAAAATGTGCCGTCGTTTCCACGGAAGACTGCCCGGACGCCTACTGTCAATACCGGCGGATCTGCCGGTTCGTTCCGTTCCGGGAGGAACAGGCATGA
- a CDS encoding C45 family peptidase, with protein MILKKPIFVIVLLFSLVIAAGCITAIPVSPPENPEMTFVSSFEGGDRYLAGNYTVILLEGSYREMGRQYGGLMKTELLAEYAMLTGALEDRGYTIDYLRRYAASGTPFQPERMKEITRGMAETTGLSEEDISILYYGPVLYLTMPAGCSYLTVWGEYTTDGSVIVSRNWDLPDFVEPFNSYYVLAVYRPTDGSNGVATFGPAGSRPETLMNSAGLFIADDNSGLDPVGQDDRPDLISEFFRLMLDYSDLAGLKTGVFATRPNLAWIVDIAGPEGAYVFEVGLNETKVRTGDGVVAAANHFVDPSWDLTTPPAAHSVSRYTNLLSQAAAAKGTIDAEKMTEIRDVLLEDGGATFRHSILEGYLYSSNHQVVFVPADGTLWMKVIDLDWQKVELAPLFAM; from the coding sequence ATGATTCTAAAAAAACCGATATTCGTGATCGTGCTGCTGTTTTCTCTTGTTATCGCAGCCGGATGTATAACAGCCATCCCCGTTTCGCCGCCGGAAAACCCTGAGATGACCTTCGTTTCGTCCTTTGAAGGCGGCGACCGGTATCTTGCCGGGAACTATACCGTTATTCTCCTTGAAGGATCCTATCGTGAGATGGGCCGGCAGTACGGCGGTCTTATGAAAACCGAACTTCTCGCCGAGTATGCAATGCTCACCGGCGCCCTCGAAGACCGCGGATACACGATCGATTATCTCCGCAGGTATGCGGCATCCGGCACGCCGTTCCAGCCTGAGCGGATGAAGGAGATCACCCGCGGGATGGCCGAGACGACCGGTCTCTCAGAAGAGGATATCTCGATCCTCTACTATGGTCCGGTCCTCTATCTTACCATGCCGGCAGGCTGCTCCTACCTCACTGTCTGGGGTGAATACACAACAGACGGCTCGGTCATCGTTTCGCGGAACTGGGATCTGCCCGATTTCGTGGAGCCGTTCAATTCGTATTACGTGCTTGCCGTGTACCGGCCGACGGACGGAAGCAACGGTGTTGCGACCTTCGGTCCTGCGGGTTCCCGACCGGAGACCCTGATGAACAGCGCCGGGCTCTTTATCGCGGATGACAACTCAGGTCTCGATCCCGTGGGACAGGATGACCGCCCGGATCTGATCTCGGAGTTTTTCCGCCTGATGCTCGACTACTCGGATCTTGCCGGTCTGAAAACGGGGGTTTTCGCGACCCGTCCGAATCTTGCCTGGATCGTGGATATCGCGGGACCAGAAGGAGCCTATGTCTTTGAGGTCGGGCTTAATGAGACGAAGGTGCGGACAGGCGACGGGGTAGTTGCCGCGGCGAACCACTTTGTCGATCCGAGCTGGGATCTTACGACCCCGCCGGCAGCACACTCGGTGAGCAGATATACGAATCTGCTGAGCCAGGCTGCGGCGGCAAAGGGAACGATCGATGCAGAAAAAATGACGGAGATCCGTGATGTGCTCTTAGAGGACGGCGGGGCGACCTTCCGTCACTCGATCCTTGAAGGATATCTCTACTCCTCGAACCATCAGGTGGTGTTCGTTCCGGCAGATGGGACTCTCTGGATGAAGGTTATCGATCTGGACTGGCAGAAGGTGGAGCTCGCTCCGCTGTTTGCGATGTGA
- the hcp gene encoding hydroxylamine reductase — protein sequence MFCQQCEETAGNLGCTAGGVCGKSNDTACYQDAVNFVLSGIAYRRIHQPKGAKIPANTSAQDKFVVEALFATLTNVNFDESRFDAYLKEGVAYRDAYPQIPGEPNACSWVPKSREDIITLDGGIGLLSIEDQNERSLFSLLLFALKGICAYYSHAEVLGKTDPEIVNFIYKALATRFEKHSFGERAALVMECGKVGAKVLALLESANKRYGATEITKVNCGVGKNPGILVTGHDLRDLFLLLRQTRGAGVDVYTHGEMLIAHAHPCFKKFDHLIGNYGTSWANQKAEFPLFNGPILFTTNCLVPPPDTYKGRIFTTGSVGFPAAVHIPEKPDGSKDFSQIIACAKKCEPPKDLQCGDLMTGAGHDAVLALVPKVLDLVKRGKIRHFVVMAGCDGRHKEREYYTEFAKALPGDVVILTAGCAKYRYNRLGLGDIEGIPRVLDAGQCNDSYSLVVIAQELAKALHVEVENLPLSFNIAWYEQKAILVLLVLLALGIKNIIIGPNMPACLSPDVLNILVKKFGVQLISTPDEDMVSLGITR from the coding sequence ATGTTTTGTCAGCAGTGCGAAGAAACCGCGGGGAACCTTGGCTGTACGGCCGGCGGCGTCTGCGGTAAAAGTAACGATACGGCATGTTATCAGGATGCAGTGAACTTTGTTCTCTCCGGGATCGCGTACCGAAGGATCCATCAGCCGAAGGGAGCAAAAATTCCAGCAAACACCTCCGCCCAGGATAAATTTGTGGTTGAAGCATTGTTTGCGACCCTGACGAACGTGAACTTCGATGAATCCCGGTTCGACGCATATCTGAAAGAGGGGGTCGCGTATCGTGACGCCTACCCGCAGATCCCGGGAGAGCCCAACGCGTGTTCATGGGTGCCGAAATCACGTGAGGATATCATCACCCTTGACGGAGGGATCGGACTTCTTTCGATCGAGGATCAAAATGAACGTTCGCTCTTTTCCCTGCTTCTGTTTGCACTGAAAGGGATATGCGCCTATTATTCTCATGCGGAGGTGCTGGGAAAAACGGACCCGGAGATCGTGAACTTCATCTATAAGGCTCTCGCCACCCGGTTTGAGAAGCACTCGTTTGGGGAACGTGCGGCTCTCGTCATGGAATGCGGGAAAGTCGGCGCGAAGGTGCTGGCGCTTCTTGAATCGGCAAACAAACGGTACGGCGCAACCGAGATCACGAAGGTGAACTGCGGGGTCGGAAAAAATCCGGGGATCCTCGTGACGGGTCATGATCTGCGTGATCTGTTTCTCCTGCTTCGGCAGACGAGGGGGGCCGGGGTGGATGTCTATACCCACGGCGAAATGCTGATCGCCCACGCCCATCCGTGTTTCAAGAAGTTCGATCATCTTATCGGGAACTACGGGACGTCCTGGGCGAATCAGAAGGCGGAGTTCCCGCTGTTCAACGGGCCGATCCTGTTTACGACGAACTGTCTGGTTCCCCCGCCTGACACGTATAAAGGCAGGATCTTTACGACCGGGTCCGTGGGTTTTCCGGCTGCCGTCCATATCCCGGAGAAGCCGGACGGCTCGAAGGATTTTTCGCAGATCATTGCCTGTGCGAAGAAGTGTGAGCCGCCGAAGGATCTGCAGTGCGGGGATCTGATGACGGGGGCGGGACATGACGCGGTACTTGCTCTGGTCCCGAAAGTTCTTGATCTGGTGAAGCGGGGGAAGATCAGGCACTTCGTCGTGATGGCGGGATGCGACGGCCGGCACAAAGAACGTGAATATTACACGGAGTTTGCGAAGGCGCTGCCAGGTGACGTTGTCATTCTTACGGCAGGGTGTGCAAAGTACCGGTATAACCGTCTTGGTCTGGGCGATATTGAGGGGATCCCCCGGGTTCTGGATGCCGGGCAGTGTAATGATTCGTACTCTCTTGTGGTGATCGCTCAGGAGTTAGCAAAGGCTTTGCATGTGGAAGTGGAGAACCTCCCGCTTTCGTTCAATATCGCCTGGTATGAGCAGAAGGCGATCCTGGTGCTTCTGGTTCTGCTGGCGCTGGGCATCAAAAACATCATTATCGGACCGAATATGCCGGCATGTCTTTCGCCGGACGTGCTGAACATACTGGTAAAGAAGTTCGGGGTCCAGCTGATCTCGACGCCGGATGAGGATATGGTGAGTCTTGGGATCACGCGCTGA
- a CDS encoding transposase, producing the protein MKTNRRTETLSIAPTTHISFPIGPLLLSEKMFTALDLPSLFSPLKKKGIDISTLIKSLTAYKLTDNFSIKHAHTWLMQPDTREWYNLPSFTEKTLYRLLEILGKNSAFIISGLQDRIFSRYHFAHTDVNLDWTSLVLHGSASPLGKYGYSRDHRPDKQQITLGITELAHPVNVPIGVTVKPGNVNDVTHFRSTFLQSQKKLTQGSLVIFDKGAGSKQNLELVGACRHDYLTAKKLNTSDDKIIETFWQRDPIKINPEEKEPNQGVYGIKIVKPGSVNYFYFSEGLEAQNLDTLSRKVYRQFLEAEMIQECISRKKKLPKKIGISNPLVKITYSVQTKLVQMSEEEALAYLRERLNTGRGGFFALTSSRNLTLAEALERYRKKDSIEKIFHSLKNEIEIKPLRVWTENSIRGAILIGFLAQLFVSLVRYEVPEAQHVATKFIKYSLMNLTVTMMKGKQGGRRCLFSNFDALNTAILGLKYGAG; encoded by the coding sequence ATGAAAACCAACAGACGCACAGAGACACTCAGTATTGCTCCCACAACTCACATATCTTTTCCGATTGGGCCTCTTCTCCTCAGTGAAAAAATGTTCACCGCCCTTGATCTCCCCTCTCTCTTCTCCCCGCTGAAAAAGAAAGGAATCGACATCTCCACACTGATCAAATCCCTCACTGCATACAAACTCACCGACAACTTCAGCATCAAACATGCTCACACCTGGCTCATGCAGCCTGACACCCGGGAATGGTACAACCTCCCTTCATTCACCGAAAAGACACTGTATCGTCTTCTGGAAATCCTCGGTAAAAACAGCGCATTCATCATCTCCGGACTGCAGGACAGAATATTTTCCCGGTATCATTTTGCGCACACCGATGTGAATCTCGACTGGACAAGCCTTGTTCTTCACGGCAGTGCCTCACCTTTGGGAAAATACGGCTACAGTCGTGATCATCGGCCGGATAAACAGCAGATTACTCTTGGAATTACTGAACTCGCTCACCCCGTCAATGTACCGATCGGCGTAACGGTGAAACCCGGAAATGTGAATGACGTCACTCACTTCCGGTCAACGTTCCTGCAATCTCAGAAAAAACTCACCCAAGGTTCCTTGGTTATCTTCGATAAAGGAGCTGGATCAAAACAAAATCTGGAACTCGTTGGAGCATGCAGGCATGACTATTTGACCGCAAAGAAACTGAACACCAGTGACGATAAGATCATCGAAACGTTTTGGCAGAGGGATCCGATCAAGATCAATCCGGAGGAGAAAGAGCCAAACCAAGGCGTATATGGTATCAAAATCGTGAAACCCGGCAGTGTGAACTATTTCTATTTCTCTGAGGGGCTCGAGGCGCAGAATCTGGATACACTGTCGCGAAAAGTGTACCGGCAGTTCCTGGAGGCGGAGATGATTCAGGAGTGTATTTCCCGAAAGAAAAAGCTGCCGAAGAAGATCGGTATCTCAAATCCGCTGGTGAAGATAACCTATTCTGTTCAGACAAAGCTCGTGCAGATGTCAGAAGAGGAAGCACTGGCCTATCTTCGGGAGAGGCTGAATACCGGAAGAGGGGGATTTTTCGCGTTAACTTCAAGCAGGAATTTGACACTTGCAGAAGCGCTTGAACGCTACCGAAAAAAGGATTCGATTGAGAAGATCTTTCATTCGCTGAAGAATGAGATCGAGATTAAACCGCTGAGAGTATGGACGGAGAATAGTATTCGAGGCGCAATTCTGATAGGGTTTCTGGCACAGCTGTTTGTGTCTCTGGTTCGATATGAGGTGCCGGAAGCACAGCATGTGGCTACAAAATTCATCAAATATTCGCTGATGAATTTGACAGTTACGATGATGAAGGGGAAACAGGGAGGGCGCAGATGTCTGTTTTCCAATTTTGATGCGCTGAATACGGCGATACTCGGGCTAAAATACGGGGCGGGGTGA
- a CDS encoding exodeoxyribonuclease V subunit beta, whose translation MCRRFHGRLPGRLLSIPADLPVRSVPGGTGMTAKLTDAQRRALFMEESVCVTAGAGTGKTFLLTQRYLASLTYRRETMHTGAGDILALTYTDKAAAEMRTKIGRELRKAAVEDPGLEEVWESFSRCSISTFHGFCLSLLKEFAYEAGLDAGFSVMDELDTHELVTGTIHEMLEHPPAALFEDVVTLFDHLRETTIAEYLRTTIRIWEEAKDWFSVLEKDPSAVVAVWQKAWDDEITAYRDDLADDELVRALMNELRALSDRKGELFQQGPAAFAAFSDANKPAEMYAAGKSLAGINASTYKAVLPEGSMARFKEKREVFKEYPERPDGSDPRTRITLKILTALGRVASAVYEKTVREKQQRGVLDFDDLIKKTRDLIKNDRIQRTLNTRYRYILVDEVQDNDPILTEIIRILCGDPKENNRLFIVGDAKQSIYLFRGADVSGFNAFQTVFAKKPVELDTSFRTVPEIIRLVNHVFTSVFADPKEIWEASYGELTAHRAEHSGTVTLIRLEMSETQAETMRKEARTLASWIHDAVSTGKLTVYDKDGTGRPAKFGDIAVLIEARTHMDKLRNALERYGVPYTEEKGFSFYEKQEVFDFTNLLKAIVYPEEDIPLYGVLRSPYFGISDAELCKAAAGSGWTLMWRLQKYAAANPDSKIKRAVENLARWHAEIQEEPLVPFLSHLIAESGIMAVYGGLPFGREATANLEKLVAIARSRSMNRPFSVYEYLRILDTCMDEGFDEREGTVTSEEDDRVKILTVHASKGLEYPILALCFAGTGNGLKVSAPVFDTELGVGIPIKLPGEEDGMSFVIECLKPEMKAKLLAERKRLFYVAMTRACDHLVICGTDGKNGPAANSFLAMYDEGIGGCPYQPEQITDVIVEPGDLCRIRPKTPSGWTDTPLPAKEEEATQSLTAAVKNRAPSAAEEAAMLRGTALHEVFEGKPVDAAVQRYGLPPVAAEEFAAKYAAFLASPIMQNVVQSICEQQAAYSFEGTPLNGVIDRLVEYADGSWMIIDYKTGRPSKKEMERYEMQLAVYFLWAKRLFGTDPGVCLYFADAGEIRMVEMDEGRAKLLVEKIIRERDGLST comes from the coding sequence ATGTGCCGTCGTTTCCACGGAAGACTGCCCGGACGCCTACTGTCAATACCGGCGGATCTGCCGGTTCGTTCCGTTCCGGGAGGAACAGGCATGACCGCCAAACTGACCGATGCCCAGAGAAGGGCACTCTTTATGGAGGAAAGTGTCTGCGTGACCGCAGGGGCCGGGACCGGAAAGACGTTCCTTTTGACCCAGCGGTATCTCGCCTCGCTCACCTACCGGCGGGAGACGATGCACACCGGGGCAGGCGACATCCTCGCCCTCACCTACACCGACAAGGCGGCGGCCGAGATGCGGACGAAGATCGGACGGGAACTCAGGAAAGCGGCGGTGGAGGATCCGGGTCTTGAAGAAGTGTGGGAGAGTTTTTCGCGGTGCAGCATCAGCACGTTCCATGGATTCTGCCTCTCGCTCCTGAAAGAGTTCGCCTACGAGGCAGGACTCGACGCGGGATTTTCCGTGATGGACGAACTCGACACCCACGAACTCGTGACCGGGACGATCCATGAGATGCTGGAGCATCCTCCCGCCGCACTCTTTGAGGATGTGGTCACCCTCTTCGATCATCTGCGGGAGACGACGATCGCCGAATACCTCAGGACCACGATCCGGATCTGGGAAGAAGCAAAGGACTGGTTTTCTGTGCTGGAAAAGGACCCCTCGGCCGTCGTCGCCGTCTGGCAGAAGGCATGGGATGACGAGATCACGGCATATCGCGATGATCTCGCAGATGACGAACTCGTGAGGGCCCTGATGAACGAACTGCGTGCCCTTTCCGACCGAAAAGGCGAGCTCTTCCAACAGGGACCGGCGGCTTTTGCGGCGTTCTCGGATGCAAACAAGCCGGCGGAGATGTATGCTGCCGGAAAGAGCCTTGCCGGTATAAACGCGAGCACCTACAAGGCCGTGCTCCCGGAAGGCAGCATGGCACGGTTCAAAGAAAAACGCGAGGTGTTCAAAGAGTATCCCGAGCGCCCGGACGGATCCGACCCGCGGACGCGGATAACCCTGAAAATACTCACGGCCCTCGGACGGGTCGCTTCCGCGGTGTATGAAAAAACGGTCCGGGAAAAACAGCAGAGAGGCGTGCTCGACTTCGACGACCTGATCAAAAAGACCCGTGATCTGATCAAAAATGACCGTATCCAAAGAACGCTGAACACCAGATACCGGTATATTCTCGTTGACGAGGTCCAGGACAATGATCCGATCCTCACTGAGATCATCCGGATCCTCTGCGGCGACCCGAAGGAAAACAACCGGCTGTTCATCGTCGGCGACGCAAAGCAGTCGATCTATCTTTTCAGAGGAGCGGATGTCTCCGGCTTCAACGCGTTCCAGACCGTTTTTGCGAAAAAGCCGGTGGAACTCGACACGAGTTTCCGGACCGTGCCCGAGATCATCCGGCTGGTCAATCATGTGTTCACGTCCGTGTTTGCGGACCCGAAAGAGATCTGGGAAGCAAGCTACGGAGAACTCACCGCCCACCGGGCTGAGCACTCAGGAACAGTGACTCTGATCCGGCTCGAAATGAGCGAGACCCAGGCGGAAACGATGCGAAAGGAGGCACGAACCCTCGCATCCTGGATCCATGATGCGGTCTCAACCGGAAAACTGACCGTCTACGATAAGGACGGAACCGGCCGGCCGGCGAAGTTCGGGGACATCGCGGTCCTCATCGAGGCACGGACCCACATGGACAAACTCCGGAACGCTCTGGAGAGATACGGGGTCCCATATACCGAGGAGAAGGGATTCAGTTTCTACGAAAAGCAGGAGGTGTTCGACTTCACGAATCTCTTGAAGGCGATCGTCTATCCCGAGGAGGACATCCCGCTCTACGGCGTTCTACGATCCCCCTACTTCGGGATCTCGGACGCGGAACTCTGCAAAGCCGCCGCCGGCAGCGGCTGGACGCTGATGTGGAGACTGCAGAAATACGCGGCCGCGAATCCCGATTCGAAGATCAAAAGAGCAGTCGAGAACCTTGCCCGCTGGCATGCGGAGATCCAGGAAGAGCCGCTTGTCCCGTTCCTTTCCCACCTGATCGCAGAGTCGGGGATCATGGCAGTTTACGGAGGGCTCCCGTTCGGGCGGGAAGCAACCGCCAATCTGGAGAAGCTGGTCGCGATCGCCCGATCACGCTCCATGAACCGGCCGTTTTCGGTGTATGAATATCTCCGTATCCTGGACACCTGCATGGACGAAGGGTTCGATGAGCGGGAAGGGACGGTCACGAGCGAAGAGGACGACCGGGTGAAAATTTTGACGGTGCATGCCTCGAAGGGGCTGGAGTATCCGATTCTCGCACTCTGTTTTGCCGGGACGGGGAACGGTCTGAAGGTTTCGGCGCCGGTGTTCGATACGGAACTCGGTGTCGGGATCCCGATAAAACTCCCGGGTGAGGAGGATGGAATGTCATTTGTGATCGAGTGCCTGAAGCCCGAGATGAAAGCAAAGCTGCTTGCCGAACGGAAACGGCTGTTTTACGTGGCGATGACACGGGCATGTGATCATCTGGTGATCTGCGGAACCGACGGGAAAAACGGACCGGCGGCGAACTCGTTTTTGGCGATGTATGATGAGGGGATCGGCGGCTGCCCGTATCAGCCGGAGCAGATCACCGATGTGATCGTGGAGCCGGGTGATCTCTGCCGTATTCGGCCGAAGACCCCGTCTGGGTGGACGGATACTCCTCTGCCGGCAAAGGAGGAGGAGGCCACGCAAAGCCTGACCGCGGCCGTGAAAAACCGTGCCCCGTCGGCGGCGGAAGAGGCCGCGATGCTTCGGGGAACGGCTCTTCACGAGGTGTTCGAGGGAAAGCCGGTCGATGCGGCGGTACAACGCTACGGACTCCCCCCCGTGGCGGCAGAAGAGTTTGCGGCGAAGTATGCGGCGTTTCTTGCGTCGCCGATTATGCAGAACGTAGTGCAAAGCATCTGCGAGCAGCAGGCGGCATATTCTTTTGAGGGAACGCCGCTGAACGGCGTGATCGACCGGCTCGTGGAGTATGCAGACGGGAGCTGGATGATCATCGATTACAAGACGGGGCGGCCATCAAAGAAAGAGATGGAGAGATACGAGATGCAGCTCGCGGTGTATTTCCTGTGGGCAAAACGTCTGTTCGGAACGGATCCAGGGGTGTGTCTGTATTTCGCTGATGCGGGAGAGATCCGGATGGTGGAGATGGATGAGGGGCGGGCGAAGCTGCTGGTGGAGAAGATAATTAGGGAGCGGGATGGGTTGAGTACATGA